TGCAGCTGCGACAGACCCGGCTGGAGCGTCAGGTTCTCGGGGCTGAGCAGGACGTACACCGGCCAGAGGAAGTCGTTCCAGTTCGACAGGAAGCTCAGCACCGCGAGGGTCGCGAGCGCGGGGCGGGCGAGCGGCAGCACGATCCGCAGGAAGATGCGGAAGTCGCCGGCGCCGTCGATGCGGGCCGCCTCCTCGATCTCCACCGGCAGCCCGACGAAGAACTGCCGCAGGAAGAACACGCCGAACGCGCTCGCCGCCCCCGGGATCGTGATGGCCCAGATGGTGTCGAGCCAGCCCAGGTTCTGCACGATCAGGTAGTTCGGGATCAGGAAGATGACCGGCGGCACGAGCAGGGTCGCCACGATCAGGCCGAACACGATCCGCTTGCCCCAGAACTCCAGCCGGGCGAGCGCGTAGGCGGCCAACGAGGCGGTGACCAGGATGATCACCGTCTGCAGCGCCGCGGCGGCCAGGCTGTTCAGGAACCAGCGGAACACCGGCTGCTGCCCGCTGGAGAGCGTGGTGTACGCCTCCACCGAGAACGGGTTCGGGACGGCCGAGTACGGGTTGCGGATCGCGTCGCCGTCGGTCTTGAAGGACGTCATCAGGATCCAGAACAGCGGCAGGATGATGATCAGCGCGAGCACGATCAGCACCGCGTACAGCACGCTCTTGCGCAAGGCGGCCTGGGTGGTGGGCTTGCGGCGCTGCGGCACAGCGCGGCCGGCCTGGGCCTCCTCGATCTCGGGGGTCGTCGTCGTCATGAGGCGCTCTTCTCTGCCCGCTCGCGCTGGAGGCGGAAGTTGATGATGCTGATGATCGCGAGGAAGGCGAACAGCACGTAGCTCATCGCGGAGGCCGCCGCCATGTTGTTCTGCGAGAGGCCCTGGTCGGCGATGTACATGATCGCCGTGCGCGTGGTGTTGCCCGGACCGCCCTTGGTGATCAGGAACGACTGCCCGAACATGTTCGCGCTCGCGAGGATGGTGATGGTCACCACGAAGGTCATGACTGGCCGCAGCCCCGGCAGGGTGACACTGAAGAACTGGCGGACCGCGCCGGCTCCGTCGAGCGCGGCGGCCTCGTACAGGTCGGCGCTGATGCCCTTGAGGCCGGCGAGGATGATGACCGTGTTGAACCCCATGGTCCACCAGACCGTCACGCCGACGAGCGTGAACCAGGCCCATGGCACGTCGACCGTCCAGGGCAGGTTGTCCGGCAGGCCGATCATGCCGAGCAGGTGGTTGACGATTCCGGACTGCGTGTCGAGCAGGTACTTCCAGATCACGCCGATGACGGCGACGCCGAGCACGTACGGCGCGAAGAAGATGCCGCGGAAGAACGATCCGGCTCGGATCTTCTGGTTGAGCAGCACCGCGACGAGCAGCGGGATGACCAGCAGGAAGGGCACGCTGCCGACGGTGAAGATGAGCGTCGCCAGCATCGACTGCCAGAAGTCGCCGGAGGTCGCCGACCCCGCGGTGAACAGCTGGATGTAGTTCTCGAGCCCGACGAAGGACTGGTCGACCCGGAACGGGCTCCAGTTGGTCAGGCTGATCCACAGTCCGAAGATCGACGGGTACAGCACGAACACCGCGAACAGGACGAGGAACGGCGCCAGGAACAGGTAGGCCGTGCCGGTCCGGCGCTTGCCGGTGCGGCTGCGGCCCTCGGCGCGGCGCGGGCGTGGCGCCCCGGTCTCCCGGGGCGCCACGACAGAAGCGGTGCCGGTCACGTTACTTCCCGGAGCCGTACTTCTGCTGGTTCTGCTTCAGGAGGGCGTTGGCCTTCTGCACGCCGTCGTCCAGCGCCTCCTTCGGCGACTTCTTGCCGGTGATGGCCTCGTTGACCGCCGTGGTGATGGTCGCGCCCACGGTGGTGATGCCGGGGGCCGAGGTCTCGTAGTGCGCGTACTGCAGCTCGTCCAGGAACGGCTTGAGGTGCGGGTACGTCTGGAGCAGCTTCGGGTCCTCGCGGACCGAGTTCTTCGCCGGCAGCTCACCGGTCTGCGGCCAGTCTGCGGAGTGGTCGTTCATCCACTTGACGAAGGTCGCGGCGGCCGCGGTCTTGTTCTTGTCCTGGCCCTTGTTGTTGGCGAACATCCAGTGCGTCGAGCTCGACCAGACGGCCTTCTGGTCGCCGATCTGCGGCACCGCGACGGCCTGCCACTGCAGCTTGTCGAACGCCGTGTTCGTGGTCTGCCAGACGCCGTTCCAGTTGAAGGCGGTCTTGCCGGCGATCAGGGCGTTGATGTTGCCATCCTGCGCGACGTCCTTCGGGCTGTAGCCGTTCTTGATGAGGTCGGTCATCCAGGTGAGCGCCTTGACGCCCGCGTCGGAGTTGAACGTGGCCTCGGTGACGTCCTTGTTGTACAGGTCGCCGCCGAACTGCCACAGCAGCGACTGGAACTCGAACGTGCCGGTGAACACGTAGCCGTCCACCCACTCGCCCTGGACGCCGGCCGCCTTCAGCTTGTCGAGCGCGGCGAGGTACGACGTCTTGTCGGTGGGCAGGTTCTCGGCGTCGACGCCGGCCGAGGTGAGCACCGACTTGTTGGCGAACAGGCCGAGCGGCGTCACGCTCCACGGCACCGCGTACTGGCTGCCGTTGTACTGACCGGCGTCGAGGAGGCCCTCGGGGAAGTCGCTCGCCTTGTACCCGAGGGACTTGACGATCGAGTCCGCCTTGAGCACGAGGCCCTGCGCGGCGTAGGTGGCGATGTCGTCGCCGTGGCCGACGGCGACGTCGGGGCCCTTGCCCGCCTTGATGGCGAGCGGCATCTTGCGGGCGATGTCGGCCCACTCCATCGGGACGTCCTTGACGACGATGTTGTCGTGCTCGGAGTTGAACTTGTCGATCAGCTTGGGGACCAGCACGGGAGCGGCGCCGCCGGTCCAGCCGTTCCAGAAGCTGATGGTGACCTTCGGGCCCTTGTAGTCGCCGGAGGAGACCTCCGCGCCTCCCGAGCCTCCGCTGCCGCCGCACGCGGTGAGCGCCAGGCCGAGCCCGACGGTTGCCGCGATCGCGATCGCACGTGCGGCTGTACGCATCTTCATGTGATCTCTCTCCCTTGAGTGCAGTGCCCGCCGCGGCGGGGTCATGCCGCCGCCGGTGGCGACGCTATGCATGTTCCGCGAATTTACAGCGCTATACGTTCGCCGTCAAGCGGCCTGCGCTGTAAAGTGAGCAGGCCCGCCACGGCGCGGGCGAAGGCGAGGGGGTTCGGGATGGCCGTCAGACTGCAGGATGTGGCGGAGTACGCCGGCGTCTCGATGAAGACCGTCTCGAACGTCGTCCACGACTACCCGCACGTGAGCCCCAAGATGCGGGAGCGCGTGCGGAAGGCGATCGACGAGCTCGGCTACCGGCCCAACATCATGGGCAGGCGCCTGGCGACCGGCCGCACCGGCCTGCTCGCGCTCGCCTTCGCCGACGTGACCCTGCCGTACTTCGCGCAACTGGCCCGCGTGGTCGCCGACGAGGCCGAGCGCCGCGGCTACCGCGTGCTGCTGGAGCAGACGGAGGGCACGATCGAGGGCGAGCGAGCGGTGGTCAGCGCCAGCGAGTCCGGCCTCGTCGACGGGATGCTGTTCCAGCCGAGCGTCATGAACTCCGCCGAGCTGGCGCAGAGCCGCACCGACGTGCCGATCGTCGTGCTCGGCGAGAACGCGGCCCCGCTGACGCTGGACCGCATCATGATCGACAACGTCGCGGCGGCCACGGCGGCGACCGAGCACCTGCTGGCCCTCGGGCGGCGGCGGATCGCGTT
The sequence above is a segment of the Leifsonia williamsii genome. Coding sequences within it:
- a CDS encoding carbohydrate ABC transporter permease, which codes for MTTTTPEIEEAQAGRAVPQRRKPTTQAALRKSVLYAVLIVLALIIILPLFWILMTSFKTDGDAIRNPYSAVPNPFSVEAYTTLSSGQQPVFRWFLNSLAAAALQTVIILVTASLAAYALARLEFWGKRIVFGLIVATLLVPPVIFLIPNYLIVQNLGWLDTIWAITIPGAASAFGVFFLRQFFVGLPVEIEEAARIDGAGDFRIFLRIVLPLARPALATLAVLSFLSNWNDFLWPVYVLLSPENLTLQPGLSQLQGAYSTHYAIVMAGAVIASVPVLILFFFAQKQIVESVATSGVKG
- a CDS encoding carbohydrate ABC transporter permease gives rise to the protein MTGTASVVAPRETGAPRPRRAEGRSRTGKRRTGTAYLFLAPFLVLFAVFVLYPSIFGLWISLTNWSPFRVDQSFVGLENYIQLFTAGSATSGDFWQSMLATLIFTVGSVPFLLVIPLLVAVLLNQKIRAGSFFRGIFFAPYVLGVAVIGVIWKYLLDTQSGIVNHLLGMIGLPDNLPWTVDVPWAWFTLVGVTVWWTMGFNTVIILAGLKGISADLYEAAALDGAGAVRQFFSVTLPGLRPVMTFVVTITILASANMFGQSFLITKGGPGNTTRTAIMYIADQGLSQNNMAAASAMSYVLFAFLAIISIINFRLQRERAEKSAS
- a CDS encoding ABC transporter substrate-binding protein, producing the protein MKMRTAARAIAIAATVGLGLALTACGGSGGSGGAEVSSGDYKGPKVTISFWNGWTGGAAPVLVPKLIDKFNSEHDNIVVKDVPMEWADIARKMPLAIKAGKGPDVAVGHGDDIATYAAQGLVLKADSIVKSLGYKASDFPEGLLDAGQYNGSQYAVPWSVTPLGLFANKSVLTSAGVDAENLPTDKTSYLAALDKLKAAGVQGEWVDGYVFTGTFEFQSLLWQFGGDLYNKDVTEATFNSDAGVKALTWMTDLIKNGYSPKDVAQDGNINALIAGKTAFNWNGVWQTTNTAFDKLQWQAVAVPQIGDQKAVWSSSTHWMFANNKGQDKNKTAAAATFVKWMNDHSADWPQTGELPAKNSVREDPKLLQTYPHLKPFLDELQYAHYETSAPGITTVGATITTAVNEAITGKKSPKEALDDGVQKANALLKQNQQKYGSGK
- a CDS encoding LacI family DNA-binding transcriptional regulator codes for the protein MAVRLQDVAEYAGVSMKTVSNVVHDYPHVSPKMRERVRKAIDELGYRPNIMGRRLATGRTGLLALAFADVTLPYFAQLARVVADEAERRGYRVLLEQTEGTIEGERAVVSASESGLVDGMLFQPSVMNSAELAQSRTDVPIVVLGENAAPLTLDRIMIDNVAAATAATEHLLALGRRRIAFAGYEEHGPTRTSQLRIAGYQHALEEAGQTASPDLLIASETVSAAAAAQAVGAALDRGLRFDGLVCRDDLAAIGALRALQERGLHVPDDVAITGWDDTPMTAVTYPSLTSVAPDLRGLAERAIEMLLERVEGYDGMGRHELAAFSLVERESSSAS